Genomic DNA from Porites lutea chromosome 4, jaPorLute2.1, whole genome shotgun sequence:
ACTGTGACTTGAGAACTTAAATTTCTTGATATGCTTTTGTCTTAAACAAACGGCGGGTCCAAGAAGATCAACACCCTACTTAGCACCAAATATTTCCTCCAAACGTCTTTGCTTCTTACAGCCTTGTCAGCTCTTATCAAATTGTTGAAAGGCAGGCGGCAATTTTCTGCCTTAAAAATGTAAGGTTATATGAACAAGTATGTCCCAGTGATTCAATTGAAAAGCATTGAATGTTTTGGCTCTGTATCCTTCTTTTCATCCCTGTGATTTCCTTCAGTTAGCGAGGAAGTTGCTTTCAGGTTTCAATTCCACCTCTCTTGAACTTCACTCTGCATTGACATTTACTTCTGCTCGGCATATGGGGCATGTTCTGTTTGACTGCAAGTATAAGAGAGAAAGTTGACAACTTTAGACAAAATTGTAATAAAACAGACTGATAAACACACACTAGCTTCTCACTCTACTAACAGTTTAGCATTTGTTGGATACTTTGCGGCATAACTATATATAAAGTCTTTACAGTGGTAGGATCAAATTTTTGTGAGTTTGGTTTTCAGACTGCTGTAGCTCTTGAGACAAACTTTTGACCCTTTCAGCAGAAAATACTGGCACCATAAGAAAAAGACTGACTGTTATACATTATGCTGACAAGCAAAGATTGTGACATAATTATTGTGAAGCAAAAAAATTCTAATATACTTATATTGCAGTctacaatggaggacaaaaaTCCTTGGAACGGTTATGGAAAACCTTCCTTCCACATCCTTAACTTATCAAATGTTCAGATGTAGCATAATGTACACTTCTCTAACCACTTGGATACCGCGACtggccctcccctcccccctccaaaCAATGTTGGGATGAAGAAACACTTTTAGGACAGGGTAAAGTGTACAGGGGTGCACAAACTACAACATTGCTTAGGGGAGAGGGGGAAAGGTCCCAAGAattttgtcctccattgtagGCAGGCAGTTAGATATTCAATTACAAAAGCCTATATAAAAATCCTGTAAAATTTCAAGCCACACATTAATTTGGTGCCTTGTACTACATTGAGCAGAAAATACTCATCTTTGATTTCACATTCCTACAGgtgtaaatttcacaaaaatccTTCAAATATCTTAATACCTTTAGCCATTTGTCAATACATCTTGTGTGATACTCATGTTGGCATGGTAAGACCCTTACAAGTTGTTTCTCTTCAAAATCCACTAAACACACCACACATCTTTTGTCGTCATCTTCACTTTTTGATGCTGCTGTAACGCGATACGTTGGGAGCTGATCGATTTCAACACGAGAGAGCCCTTTTGGCTTTGCTTCGCCCATCTGCTCAGCAAAATTAAGAAGAGTCTGCAAGAAGAATGAAAGTTGTTTAAGAAAGCACAAAAACCAGGAAATGGTCTTATGTCTTACAAAAACAATCACTTAATTATTCCCTTAAGGGGCTGATGTTTCATGACTCTCTACTTCAtcagggttcgtactcttttgagttcttcaaatttcacgactttttccatgaccttttctAGCTTACCATCACCTTAGGTTTGTCtgtcattttctaaaattttcaaaactttacttGTTTACTTGTTCTGagctgttatttttatgtttcactgtttgaaattttatgaatttcatgacacagctccttttaTTCATGGTTTATGAGTCCAGATAATAGCACTTCCTTCTCCAGCCTAACCATGCAAGGCTTGCCAAAGGCTTACAACTTTGATGGGTTAAGGCTAATCAATCAAAAGAAAGTTACCTCATAATTTTCACGAGGGTGCACTTCTTCTTCCCATGCAGGGGTTGGAGGATGTGTTGGTATGGGCTGCATTGACATCACAGATATAAGATGATAAAGTAGATCAGGATATGGGTGCATGGAAGGTGGGGGAGGAGGTGCCGCATGTGTACGTCGTGATGACCAACTCGAATGCGATGAGATGTTTTGATGCCATCTTCTGTGGTGTCTGTGATGCTGAAAAAGGAAATGTAACTATTTATTTTTGtgaatttaaaacttttaaatggACAGAGACAACTCTTTGTGGCAGCTTCCTTTATTTTTATCTAATGATCTCATCAGGAACCAAACTTTTTATCAGCAAAAATTCAAGATCTGccattcaaaatattctcaGTCACAAGCCGTATTTAGATTTTGTCATAAAGTAATGGCTATTTTATTGATGATGAAAACCGGCAAATGGAATAATACACTCAGACCTTAATGGTAAACAGCTTACAACACCTGTAAATTACAGTTGCTATGGTCAGTGAAAAATCGGGAAAATAAAATAGTCTCGAGGTTGGGAGAAGTTCTCTGATATTGTCAAAGTCAGAGAATTGTTTTTTCCTTGTGCCTAAACTCCAgtaaagagagttaaaaaatgaaGACCGGTATATTCTCTCTTGATGGTCTATGGAAAAAGCTCAAGTGAAAGTATGtggattattttttattattagccACCTAATGCAAAAAACTGCATAGAGGTCAGGGAAAAGTAGGAAAATACTTAAGTTTCTGATGAGTGTTAACCCTGTAAATGCCCACGCAGCATTATTATCACTAAAGCCCTCCACCCTCCCTGGGTAGGTTGCTTTTACTACAGTCAACAACttgttttggagaaaaaattgaaGCTTAATGTACTTACCATTCCACCAGGTGTGGGGTAAGGGTGGTATGCCTGTGTTTGTGGAACTTGATATGGTGGCTGCACaaaatgatgatggtggtggtggtggtggtggtggtagtgatgatgatggtgtgTGCTGACTCCATTATTTCCTCTGGGGTCCACATCCATCTAAAGAAATTAGTGAGAGAAATCCTTATTTATTCTTTAATATTACAAAGTTTAACATAACTAACTGTTTATGTGTGCAATGATTTAGTTTAATTACCAAACatgacaatattattattgtgcAATCCTAATGTTTAGGTTGCTATCATGCAGGCATGGCACATACGTAATCAGCATTCATTTGgtcttccactaagaatgaaaaTGCAAAGAATGCAACCTGATCAAGTATTTTTGGACTTCCTATCACTTGTAATCTGATCACACGCATTTTAAAGAAACTAAGGCAAAGCACAGCATTGGAATGAGTgtttctaaccctaaccctaacctttggttattgcTAGTAATATCCAAACTGAGTTATCCTTAAAACGCAGATCTGCACATCACTTCTGAATCAATAACTACTACAAAAAATTAACTCACTGGAGGCTGATGCGGTTGAATATAAGTTGGAGCTGCTACAGGCACACTGGCGACCAGCAATGAGTTTGGAAGACTTGTTACTGGAACTGCCCTTACATGATCTGGTATTTGATCAACGTCGATAATAACTGGAGGTCCCGGGTGGGGTGGATGGTGCTGAAGAGGGACCGTCGACGCCATACTTAGGGGACAAAAATTACCGTTTGTTGATGGATGGAAAAGTCTATTGTGGGATGAGTGGTGATGCTGTTGATGCCTTTGTTGTTGAAGAAAAGGACAAGTATGATTGGACgagtttctgaaaaaaaaaagtgtcaatTTATCACATTTAGCAATGAAAAGAGCAATAACAGATACTGGAGCATGTTTTCTAAAACAATCATTTTTTATTAtctacaaccctggtcaaatCTCTTGGGATACAACACACGAACTCGTCAAATTGAGGCATCTTCCCTCCCCCATTCCCCTTCTGGTGCAGTGTTAATGCTATgcattcaagttttaattcagCACAATCAACACTGCATGGGGGAGAGGGGGACAGCAGACAAACCCACCATAAGTGAGCACACAAAATGCAAAGATGTAGTGGTAGCATAAGACAATCAACAAACACTGGGAGCCTCTTCCTAGATAACATGTCCTGACACATCTTTTTGGAAGATGAGTCATTGCATGCCATTTCTAAGTTATGTGTAAAGtgcagttccatgttgtcactgaaAGTTCTTTGTATACTCTCAGCAGCCATATTACATACAGTGAACAGAAACCACATCATGTGTCaagtggtcacttacaagaggCTAAAACCAATGGAAAATAATACGACCCCAAGGCCAAAAGTGGGTGTACTTGCTTACGAGAGATTCTGATTAGAGGGATTTGACTAGGACGGTTTTCACTCTGTGTTTTGGATTGAGATAGTCGCAAATGGGAAGTGGTTGCTTAATTATGATGGTTGGTCACACACGGAGGATTGACTGTATTACTACTgttgataataaaataatctaCTTACCCATGAGTTTCAGGCATGTGGCCAGGTAGATGGTTTACTCTGTGAAATGCCGACGAGTGACTAGGGTGGGGTGGATAAGGAGGCATGTGCCTTAGTGGTTGATGGGACATAGTAGTTGATGAGTTTTCACTTGTGAGGTCAATCACTTGGGGGGTACAACTTGATTTATttctctgaaaagaaaaaaaaagcgataAATGTTTTGGATTTCTCCAACCAAACTAATATGAATCACTGAGAGAAACAGTAAAGAATATAATGTACAGTAGAACCCAGGTAACtagaactctgaagggaaacaaaaaaagtttgagttagcgagggttccaCTTATCGGGGTTGATAATTACAAAATTCAATTTGCCATGTTAAAAACTGATATATACCAATTGTGCAGTGCAAATTTAGCTTATTTCATCACAAACAGTAACATATTTAGGCATTTTTTTATGATGTGATCTGTTCACTTCAACAATTAAAACCAAACTGCTTAGCATTTTTACCCTCATACAGCAAGAAGAACAAATAAGATGGCATCCAAGTGGAGTCAAAGGAACCAAAATTTTAGTTAtgggggtaaatttcagtgactttttgatcaagggaaaggaaatttcgTTCAATTTAGTGAGAAATTCCAGTCACccaagttcgagttatcagggttccactgtaataattGCAGAGAAAACTACAGACAACAATGTTAGTAGGTAAAAATTGAAACATTCACCTTATGATGCCTTCATATGGTAATGCTTGTACACCGTCTTGTTTAGTTAACTTAAGGGAATAAAATTTGTCACATCTccacagaaaccttgctttatTAATACTGTCACAGGTTCAGTCATCTGCTAAACCTGTGCTATTATCTCTTGAAAGCTAATCGTAAAGCTGTGGTGTAAGTGCCAAGAAAACAGCAAAACTGATTTTCTCTGAGGTGTGAACTTGACACACAGTCTTCTTTTACCGCACATGGGAACATGAAacaatataatttattttatgaaTGAGACAACTGGTAGCTATGTCAAGCTAAAGCTTAGCACctggatttctttttttttcagtctccaTAAAgtaaaacgtcacttaaaaaatgTTAATATTATATTGTTTATTGTATACTCAATTGAAGTTGCACCTTGACAAATGTACTGCAACTTTGAGAAGAATGATGTTCCAAAGGGGGGAAGGATGGCAAGCTGGGTATTAACTCTCTGGCCATTTCATACCACACCTGAAACAAATAAGGCAAAACAACTATAACCTTTTAATCCCAGTTGTGGACACaggcaaagtttaaaaaatgctAGTAATTAGCctttatttttcagtaaaatccaagtAAGAAACAAACAACACCATGCAAAAGTACTCCTAAGGAAGTTTTGTTTGAAAGGTCGAACTATATGGAATTGCACCGACATTAATAATAACTCCAATGTTAAAACTACTATGTCTACAAGTGAGGAAGGATAATAACAATCCTTTCCATAACCCCTTGCTCGAATACCTACAAACGTTAGACTTCTATCATGAGAGAACTGGAATTTCTCAACCTTATACATAGACACCCAAAATATCAGATTAACTTAAGCAGTCAGAAATTGAATTTagctaaactgaaaaaaaaaatcaaatggcACTAGCTGGAATTGTGAAGTTAgtttttttataaatatatataaaaaggcACTCATGACGTTATAATCTTTCTTCGGTCAAATCTTTTGATTCACAGCAACATTGTTGTCGCTAAGCTGTCTGGAACTTTAGGTCTCGAATTTCAAGACGGAGACTAAAAAATGCTGGACAATATTTTTATTCCTTTGCCTCTTCTTATGGTCACAGTTTAGTCTCCATTCCTAATTTCATGtgataataatttatgaatGTTCTAGCCACAAATTTCTTAGTACCTTTTCCACCTAGAATGCATCCCTTACTTAAGAGGAGTCACATATTGTCCACAATAATAAACTTAAGCAAGCTGGTTATGAACAAAGTTTAGAGATGGGTTCTTTTCTGATCTGCAACACaatgtttctatttttgatCCAGTCACAAGTAACAAACTACCCCCTTTCTATCAAACTGATGGAAACTTTAAGGCTTTAAATAAATCATGTTTCCTGTCAGTTAAGccccacagaaaaaaaaattttgtgtttacattaaaaaaatcgTTCCCTCTTTCACACAAAACATTGCGGCAAGTTCATCCAGAAAAACAGGGTTATAGACAGAACTTAAAAATATCATTACGTGAGCTCGTCTTGTGATACCTCGGAAGGACATGCGTTTTTAAGAGTGAACCCCAGGTTTGTAATAGCCTTGTGAAGAGCCGCAGACAGAAACCTGATAAGTGAATAAAACCACAAACTAGAAGAATCTGGGGGGAAAAATCTTGACAATCTCCCGGCCACCTTTCCTACTGGTATGTTTTTATACAGTCGTGCACTGACAAAGGTGCTTGGGTGTTAATcaaatttttaatagaaaaaagCTGCCTTACTTAAACAATGCGAACAGGCTCTCTACTCACAGAAAATTTACTGACCCGTATCACTACAAGGGCCTTCAATCTTCTTTTGATTTTGCCGCTTCTTTACCAATGTTGCGACCAGGCGTGACGGACGCGCTCCGCACAATTTACGATTAGAATCTTTGATCAAAGATCCGAATTCACCCGTTGTTCCACATCACACATGGCAAGGAACAGAAACTCCCGTTTAAAACCTCAAAATTAGTTCGAAACTCCACAGAGAAGCTGTAATGtcagagaaaaaataaatgattgaacCACAACGTCATTTCAAACAATTCCTTTTGACTTGTAATTTATGCATGAAAGAGAACAGTAAGAAATACTCCCCGCAAAGAACATGTTAGCTCAAACTGGTTATATTTTTCCATAAGCCTTCTAGTAGTCGTGGTTTTCTCCTTACACTTCATTcagtcataaaaataaaaattctacAAGGATGGACAGAACTCTGTTTTACTTTAGTAAGAAAATGGCAGCACATCAGCTGAACTCCGGAATTAGCAAAACAAATTTGCATATGGTTTTCCTCGGTAGAAATTAAGAAAACTGGTGCTTAAAATTCGTCCTCGAATGATTCAGTTCAGTAGCTCAACTTTCTCTTCTACACTAGAGTATAGAACTGAAGCAAAATTTACTAATCACACTTCCCAAACGAACGTTCCTCGGTAGACTCGAAAAGTTGCTATGTTTCGGACATATAGACTGTATAACTTATATATTGGAAACTCAATTCAAAAGTTCTGTTCATTTTCGACCCTCTATCCTCTTGATGTCGGAATTCTTTGAGAAGTAATTGAAGTACCAACAAaataactgtatttaaaaactCAAGCTGGCTACTACATTTTTTGCTCGTGTTCTGATGTAAACTTCACAGCCATGGCTAAGTCGTATGGTACATGTAGCACTGGCGAACACTCATTCCCGTTACTAGTAATAAAGTTAAGTTTAAGCAATTGATCCAATACCGCACTAAACGTGAATTTTGTTGATATGCCTGGCAACCATAACTTGAAGTGAAAACGAGATTGGATCAGTCGGGATCAGTAAACGTCCCTCTACAGGCCCTACATAGGAAAAGATCGTGATGGCATCGAAACAAACATGTGATTAAATTACAGAGATGAAACTTACGACGCGTAAGTTTCACCCTGAAATAAAAAGGTTCGAAGCATTCTCTCTAAGCCATTTCATGAATCATTTTCGTTAATATATAAGATTTTTAGAAGCAGACCCACCTCAATACTAACGCAAATTTCTCGACCGGGTCAGACCCGCTGATAGTCAAGAAACTGTGGCCTTGACCATCATGTGTTTTCCAATTTTTCGCGCGAATAGTTTTTCCTGCCGTTCAAGAAGCCGTGGAATCTTAAACAATTCTTATATTATTACTCAGCTGTTTAAATCCACATTGAACTGTTCGTATGTGAATGAATTTccgaaaaaaaacatttccgTTCGATCAAGGTTCGATCGCGCGCTTCAGCAAGTAAAACCGAAGATTTTACCCAGACCGGAGAATTTTCTTTCCACCGTCAATCGTATTTTCATATCATTTGGCCAAGTTCTGTGTAATTTATGGAGATGAAATTCTACAActggatttttgaaagcaaTAACTACAAACCAACATATGGCTCATTCCAAAAGGATCCTAAACAGTCTATCTTACCTACCAGAATGTTTGCACTTTTGTGTTCAGTCTTCGCTAGGCCTCAACCGAACAATTTCCAATTTCAGCGATAAAGGCGACTCAGTTCCTTTTCAAGAACTAGCGCTAAAATCTTTCCGAACGAATGGAAAGAGATGAAGGTAAAGTAAATGTATATATCAAGAAAGTACTCCTTTGCACATGGGCTTTTGGGCTTGCGGTTCTTTGTGAAATCGATCAATGGAAAACCTCCCCTGGTCTTTTGTTGACATTTGACATCATATTGTGACGTCACTGACAGATCTTCAAGCACCAACCCACCGAATCCATGGGCGATATTGTTCGTTTGGCTTTGGCTACATTCATTCACGCGCGAATCGCGATATATGAGTTACCTTCAAATATATGGTTATTCATTCCAGCGAAATGATTTATCACTTGTAAACTGTATTAACGCTTtagtaaaattttgaattaaacggAAGCGCCTGATAATCTTGTGATTTTATTCCGAATGTCACTTCTGGTTTTCGTCCGCAATGCACGGCTCATTGGAAATTACTCTCTTTCTTTTGAGGCATGACCAGTTTAAAAATTGGGCTAGGTAAGACAAAGAAGGAAAGCAATATAAAGTACATAACTTGCTGCATTATATTTTACTGCTGAAAAAGGCTTCTTTTTAGCGCACTTCCGGTTAAGAGGGCGGACTTCAATCGTGCTTTTCAGCTTGGAATGTTGAGGTCAGAAAACGGTTAAAGTTGTCTTGAGGCAATCGAACGTGCGTTCATAAAAAAGCGAGAATTAAGGAGAGTGAGTACATGTTTCTCGATTCGCAGAACACACGAGAATGAAACATAATACCGCTTTCTGACGGCAGAAAGTATGAATAATGCAAAAGTCGAGGTATGAATATGAGATTAGTGATGTTTTGGCACATCAGAAAAGCTCTTTGTTTCCATCAAGGATAGAGATTGGTTCGTGACATCTGCCTGTCTGCGTTTCGTTTATGTTTCAGTTTACAGTGTTTGGAATCAAAGTATACTGCGAAATCATCCTGACTAACTTATCACTGTTCTAATTTTGGAAAAAcaactaaaattttgaaatcataGACAAAGTTAGGCAAAGACTCGACTGAAAGACGGAATTCGCTACAACTCGTTCGAAGTTGAGGTTGAACAAACAAATTAGCATGCAATCGATGCGTAACAGCGCATCCGCTTCTATGATCACCCATCATACTCAGTTCCTTTCAACAGCTTTGTCATTGTTCTATCTTTTTACTATCTCGAAGCAATATTCACATGAATACTTTTCGACTTGagaaaacgaaaatgaaaaacactGAAAGCCTATTCGGAGCTAAAATTAGAACACTTATTGCCATCTCGATAGTATAACGTCATCTTTATCACATGATAGGGTGTGTGCTAAAGCacaacgctgattggctgttgctATGACGTTACTTACGTCAAGaataatctgattggttctttcAGTAAGCATAATAAGGCAAGAGACTTTCCTTTGATTCATTTGAGTTGGGTGAAATTGGCGTCTGTTTATGGAGGACGAGTTGTGAAAGAAAACTGTGTCATAAGCCTTCGCATTCAAGGCTTTGAGGAGATAATAAGAGGTCTCTGAAGAGAAATCTCTTACCTGGATAGGAAGCTCAAATTATATCAGAATAAGAGAGGAATAAACGACGAGTAAACGATCTAAGAATCAGCAAATTTGTTAACGATGACGTTCGGAGCTCAAGTGCCACCAAGCCATCGAATTTCGAATAAAGACAGCTTTCATCGCAAAAATAAAGCCAAAAAGGCTCCAAGATTTCGGAACGATCGCTGTGTGAGAGCAAAACAAGTCCATCAGGATCCGACATCGACTGCCTTTGATGAGGAACTTTCCACCTCTGTTAGCATTCCACGTCGACGCCGAAGCGAAAACAGAGTTGACTCGGCGGTAAATATTCCGTATGCGGGAGCAAAATTTAGCAGCCCACCACCTCCGAGCGATCTGCCGAGACCACCATCGCACTGGATAAGTTCTCCTATCCATAAATTCGACATGGACGTAGTAGCGATGTCACAACATCTTCGTATGTTACTCGGAGTCGAGTCGTAACTACAATAGCAAGACCTATGAAAGCGAAAGTGAACGAGGAAAGGACGCGATTTCTAGTGTATATAAAAAGACATTTAGGACAAATTTGTAGATTTTGTACAAATTTGTATATTTGTAAATAAGTAAGAAAAGAATTCGTATGCTACTATTTTCAAATTGTAATTATATCAAACGTAAAAAGCTTTATACGCCTAGGCGATAGTGAACGTGTTTACTTAGGAAttcttttcgctttttttatttcatcgtAGGTTGTTTGTACATGTTGACTTAGCTTGATTCGTTTTTAAACAAAAGGTATACAACCAGAAATCTCGTTAGGTCTAGCAAGATGTTAGTGTAAAACAAATGTGTagtgtttgaattttttgtttaagataGAAACTAGAATTAGAAAATTATGGACAGTGAC
This window encodes:
- the LOC140935587 gene encoding uncharacterized protein, whose amino-acid sequence is MARELIPSLPSFPPLEHHSSQSCSTFVKRNKSSCTPQVIDLTSENSSTTMSHQPLRHMPPYPPHPSHSSAFHRVNHLPGHMPETHGNSSNHTCPFLQQQRHQQHHHSSHNRLFHPSTNGNFCPLSMASTVPLQHHPPHPGPPVIIDVDQIPDHVRAVPVTSLPNSLLVASVPVAAPTYIQPHQPPMDVDPRGNNGVSTHHHHHYHHHHHHHHHHFVQPPYQVPQTQAYHPYPTPGGMHHRHHRRWHQNISSHSSWSSRRTHAAPPPPPSMHPYPDLLYHLISVMSMQPIPTHPPTPAWEEEVHPRENYETLLNFAEQMGEAKPKGLSRVEIDQLPTYRVTAASKSEDDDKRCVVCLVDFEEKQLVRVLPCQHEYHTRCIDKWLKSNRTCPICRAEVNVNAE